In Acidobacteriota bacterium, the genomic window CGTGCCTCCGTTGCGTGAACGGACTGAAGACTTGCCGCTGTTGGCGGCGAACGCCCTCAGACAAGCGCGAGAAGCGGGCGCGCGAGCAACCACCATTTCGGAAGAAGCTCTTGCCGTGCTGAATCAGTACGAATGGCCGGGCAACGTGCGAGAGCTCGAGAACACGATCGCACACGCCGCGCTTTACGCTCGCGGAAACGTGATAACGCCTGAGGACTTGCCAGCGAAGGTTCGGAAGCAAGCTCGAACGCTGCCGCCCGAGAACAAGACTCAGGCGATGTTCAGCGACCTGCCTTCACTTGATGAACTCGAGCGACGTTACATCATTCACGTGCTGCAGAACGTTGGCGGAAGCCGGACTCGCGCGGCGGAGGTGCTGGGCATAGACCGCCGCACTCTGTATCGAATGGCCGAGCGGTTCGGAATCAACCTGAAGGAAAGCGCGGAGTAGCGCAGACTTTAGTCTGTGTGACTGGCTTAGCGGAGAGTAGCATACACCTAGTTTGTATTGGTGGTGCGCATAGAGCGACACAATTACAGACTAGAGTCTGTGCTACTTTGAGGCTCTTTTGTTTGTCGCCGGCAAAACGGCCACAGCAAAACCCTTTCTGTGCTGCTCTCAAACTCTGACGACTCGCATATCAAAGCGACTTGAACTTGGACTTAACCGAAGAGCCTCCAAGCAAGAGGGCAGGAACGCGCCTTGCACCTGAGCAATGACGACTTGCCCGACGACAATAGCGTAACCTTAGGTGTATCGGTCCGCGGCAAGAAAAATCTACGGAGGACAATTGATGAAAAGGATCCTTATCAGTTTTGCTTTAGCATTAGCTCTTGCCGGGACATCCGCGTTGGCGGCTCAGAACAAAAACAAACCGGCCCCAAAGCCGGCGGCGGCGGCAACTAGCACGGGAACGATGAGGAAGACTCCCGCCAAGAAGCATCACAAGAAGCGCCACCACAAAAAGCCGGCGACCTCAACCTCGGGCGGCAGCATGACCAAGAACGCTAACAAGAAGAAGTAGTCTCGTAAGAGCACGCTCATTACTTGCGTAGCGGGTTGGCGCCGTTGCTGACCCGCTCACGTCTTTCTGATCCCTCTCGACCCGTCGGAGGTGAAGATGGAATGGAACGGGTATTGTCGCTGAGTCCGACACGCAACGGGACGCCGGTCAGCGGACAGAAAACCACGCTGGAGTAAGGTCGTGAATCAACTGGCGCGAATCCTGACCGTTATTCTCATCGTCTTTGCTTTGTCGAGCTTTCTCGTTTACAGGCTTCGGCTCGGCAGCACTATGCGTCCATCGCGGCAGAGTCAGTCCGCGCCTCACCTGGTAGAAGAGACGAAAACCGTAGAAGGACAAATCCAGGCGGTTGATCCCAGCGCCGGGACTTTGACTTTGGTAAACGACTATGAAGAGATGATGCTCGCCTTCGACGAAAGAACCGCGATTCTAGAGTCGGGCCACGCTATCCAACCCGGTTCAATAACCTCCGGCACTTCTGCGACGGTCAAGTACACGCAAAGGGGAGCCAAGAAGTGGGCTCGAAGAATTGAACTGGTTCCAGCCGAACCGCCGGATACATCCGAGTCGTATTGAGTCTCCCGATTTACTCCTCAACGGAGAGAGTACAACACCCCTCAAATCCATTGTGAGATGATTGCCGTGCTCGCCTGCCCACGCTCGGTCCTGTCTACGAATCACATAAGGCCTGTTTATCCGACTCCCGACAGTTGACCGTCATATGGGGAAAAATCGTGGCCGGGATTTCTCGTGTAGAGGATTTTCTTGTCGCCATCCTTTCCTGATGGTGCTAATCTACCGGCCATGTCACGAACAATGTCACGAACAATCTCACTGTACGCGGCGGTCTTGATGGTGGCCGGCTCATTCGCGCCGAACGCGGCGGCTCAAGCTTCTCAGCCGATCTACCTTCAGTACGACGGCTACGTGAAGAACAAAGACGGCACCTACACCTTATCGTTCGGATACTTCAACATGAATCATGTCGACGTGAGAATCCAGCCCGGCGAAGGCAACAGTTTCCTACCCGGTCCGGCCGATCGAAACCAGCCGCTGCTGTTTCTAAAAGGCCGGCATCGATTCGCTTGCAGCATCGTGGTCTCGGCCGATTTCGATGGCAAACTCCAGTGGGCCGTGCGTTTCGCCGGAAAGGCTTTCACCACGACCGCAAAGACGCTTGATCCACTTTATGAACTTGAGCTGGCCAGCGAGAAGCGGGCCACGAGTGGTCTCGACCTGGCAAAGGCGCCGAAGGGCGTCTGCGTCAACCGCGCGCCGGCTATTCAGGTGATCAATCCGCGCGCGGACGTCAATGCCGGCGCCGACACGTTGGCGGCCACGTCCTTCGCCACTCCCCTGGATCAGGAGGTCTCGCTGAGCGGCAGCGTTGAAGACGATGGGCTGCCGAGAGAGAGCAAGCTGACGGTCTCGTGGAGGAAGATCAGTGGACCCGGTACGGTTACGTTTTCCGACTCGAGCCGGCCGGTCACGCGCGTACGTTTCAGCGAGGCGGGGGCTTACGAGTTGGAGCTGTCCGCCACGGACACGGAGCACTCCAACAGCGTGAAGATCAAAGTGACGGTTAGTCCCGCGGGCGAGAAGAAGTAACGCCGGACAAACGCTCCGAAAAGTGGATAACGGACATTTTCCATTTTCGATTTGTTGTTGGTCATTGATCTCGGAACCACCCGGAGCAATGATAAATTAAAAATGGAAAATGGAATACTGAAAAACACGAAGAGGAGAGACCCTCGCAAAGGACCTCTCCTCTTAATAGTGTTCGCCGCCCACGCGGTACCCTGTTACTGCGGGTTTCCGCTCGCCGTAGCTGTTTCTCTCGCCTTGCCGCCCTTCTGCTTTTGTAGTTCCGCGAATTCCTGATCGGTGATGTAGTAGAAGTCAAGCCAGCCGATATTCATCTCATCAACCGTCCGGTCGCCCCAACCGATGAAGGCCGTCGGATCAGGATTCTCTTTGTTGCCGGGCGAGTTGTCGTGATACGCCGTCATGTGGAGGACGGTGCCCTTGGCAAGCGTCGGGGGGGTCTTGTAGGGATAGGTGATCTGCCAGGTCCACACGAAGTGCGCGACATCGGTCAGCAACTGCACCTCGCCCGTCGGAAGAATCGCCTCGAGCGTCATCCGCTTTCCGCGATAGTGCATATGCGGCTGGAAGCTGACGAGCCTCGCGGGTTCCTCTAGCCGAAAGTAAGCATCACTTCGAGCGTTAGCTTCCCCTGGCGGTATCGCCAACGTCGATGGGGATGAGATGCCTTTTGTCGAGATCAAGTACTTCGGGGTGTAGCCCTTCGGAAAGAACTTGAATCCGATCTTCGCGTGTTCGTTGACGTCCTTCTCGCCGTTGGGGTGATAGTGGAAGCTAAAGCGGAGCTTCCCCCCTGCCTTCAACATCTTCGCAGTGCCGTTGGTGAAGATGTCTCCGTCGTTACCCCTCGCATACTCTGTGAGGAGAGAACTGTTGTTCGGCCGCCCGCCAGTGCCCGGGCCCCGTCGCGCTTCGCCGAGCACAACGCCGGTGGCGGGTTCGCTCTGAATTGCATAGATGAGGACATGGTGAAGGACCTTCGGGTCCTCTGGGATCACCTGGATCCATTTGACGTAGCGGTCCTCGGTGAGCCCCGTTGGAACATCCACCTTGGGGTACTGATCCGCGGCAAATGCCGGAACGTTGAATCCCGAACTTGTCACCACCAGGTCCGGTTCTTCGCCGAACACCCACGTGTTAGCAGCCGGGAACACGCGCGGCGGAGGCGCATCCTTCGGATCGCCTTTCGGCGCGCCGCTGTCCACCCACTTGGCGATGGTGGCGATCTGCGCGTCGCTCAGCGAAGGATCGGGATCGTACTCGCCGACGGTGCGGTCGATATGCCACGGCGGCATGTACCGAGTGACGACCTTCTCCTTGATCGAGCGAGCCCACGGCCGGGCGTCCTCGTAGGTCAGGAGCGACATCGGCGCCATGGTTCCGGCCCGATGACATTCCTGACATGACTTCTGGAGGATCGGAAGGATGTCCTTGGTGAAGGTCGGTTTCGCGGGAACCGCACCCTCGTTTGAATCAGCGGCAGCAGGAATCGCGATGGCTGCAGCGAGTGCAAACGCCGCGACGGCTACGAGCTTCCACGTGGATTTCATACCAGACTCCTCCTTGGGTGTCTGAGCCTTGTTGACCTAACGCCCAATGTAGCACCAAGAGGCTAGGAAGTCTAACAGTTTCTGGTCTTTTCATTGATTATCACGCTCTTGTTCGTAAGTCGAGCTGACGTATCGCAGCGATGCTCTTGAACATGCGCAACTGTCCGGGAAACCGAACGAAGTCATACCTTTCATACCATCGGGCCAAGCTCTCGGTTCTAGCATCCAGCATCATGGCCCGAACTCCGGTACGGCTTGAGATCTCGTGAATTCTTGCTTGGGCATCCATCAATAACAACTCGCCAAGCCCATGTCCGTGAAAAGCTTCATCGACCCCGAGCTGTCCAAGGAGGACTACGGGAATTGTTCGCTTAGTCTTTGGCTTGTCCTCGGGGATTTCTTCCTGCTTCACCACTCGTATTGGGAAATGGGCTCAATTATCAACGTGGTATCTCACACCTTTGCGACGACCCGTGCGGTATCGCTCGGCAGAGGTGCGCGAGCGCTTCGATGGCTGCTTGTCATCGGCCAGTGCCCTCAGGAAGAAATTGTAATCCTCGCTCGTGAGCACTATGGCGTCATGGCGCTCCAAGATTTGGTCTGCCTTCTCGCTGAGAGTCGATACGGCAAAGTCGGTCAGCCCCTGGCCGGTAATCGCGGCAGCTCGGACGACGCGCGCCTTGATCTTCGGGTCCAAGCGGAAGTGCATTCTATCCTTCTCACTTGTCGACGGTTTCTTAGGGTCAACTGTTGCCATTTTGAAATCTCCTCCGTGTGGCAACCTGCCACGCACAACGAGCATTATGCGCGAGCTGTTCTGCGCGGGTCAACGCAGGAACCTGCCTGCCAAGCTATGCGCCGGGCGAGTGCCGTTCGGATTCTAGTTAATCTGCACGCTTGCTAGCTGAGTACTCTCGGTGCATGCGTAGCTGAGGAAGGGACTTCACCGACTGGACGTCTGCCGCGGCTCCAGACGCAACGTTAGCTTCTGGATTCGCCAGTTCAACAGCTCCGCAACGTAGACCTCGTTCTCGGACGGGCACGCGATCTCGTGAATCCATCCGAACTGCTTAGGCTGCTTCCCCGACTTACCCACGACGCCGAGGACTTTGCCCTCCAGCGTGAGCTTATACAATCTGCCAGGATATGCGTCTGACGAGTACAGTACCTGATTAGGCCCGGGCGTTATGCAGATCGCCCAGGGCGCACCGTTCTGCGCCGCCGCCCCTTCCGGTGAAGGCATGTTGCCCTGTGCCGGACGTGTCGCCGGATCGAACGGCACATCGATCGTCATCGCGCGAATGAATGTTCCGTTGGGATCGAACACCTGAATGCGCCGGTTCCCGCGATCCGCGACGTAGATGTTCCCCTTGGCGTCCGAAGCGATGCTGTGCGGCGTGTTGAATTCGCCCGGCTTGTTTCCGCGATCGCCCCATTGCTTCACCCAGGCGCCGTTTTTGTCGAACTTGGCTACCCGAGAGTTGATGTACCCGTCGCTGATAAAGATGTTGCCCTCGGTGTCCCAGGTGACGTCGGTCGGCTGCCGGAACTGACCGTCCACCGCGGGCCGCGGCGGAGTGACGCGCGTCCACGGCACGGCTTCATCGGATGCTTCCTTCTTGCGCCCGAAGACCATCACCACTCGGCCCGCCGGGTTGAACTTGACGATCATGTCCGAGCCCTTATCCACAGCCCAGATGTTGTCGTCTTTGTCGATCCGCACGGTGTGCGCGTATGACCACGCGTAGAGGTTCTTGCCGACTTCCCGGATGAATTTCCCGTTCGGCGCGAACTCTAACAACTGAGCTGCCGTCGCTCCATAAGCCGGGCCCGTCGTAGTGCCGCGTGAGAAGACGAACACGTGGCCTTTCGAGTTGACCGCGACGCCGGACACCTCCCCGAAGTGCAGATCCGGCGGCAGCTTGAGGAAGTCGACGTTCGAATCGACCTTGATTTCAGGCACGGGTGTTTGAGCAAACACTGCGGTTGGTGTCAGCACGAGGAAAAGGACGAATAGCCAGCGTCTCACGGTGTCCTCCTGAGTGGGAAGAGCGTTACTTCTTGACGTATCTCTTCAACGCGCGCGGGCCCACTTCCGCGCCGTAGATGTTGCCTTTT contains:
- a CDS encoding peptidyl-alpha-hydroxyglycine alpha-amidating lyase family protein yields the protein MRRWLFVLFLVLTPTAVFAQTPVPEIKVDSNVDFLKLPPDLHFGEVSGVAVNSKGHVFVFSRGTTTGPAYGATAAQLLEFAPNGKFIREVGKNLYAWSYAHTVRIDKDDNIWAVDKGSDMIVKFNPAGRVVMVFGRKKEASDEAVPWTRVTPPRPAVDGQFRQPTDVTWDTEGNIFISDGYINSRVAKFDKNGAWVKQWGDRGNKPGEFNTPHSIASDAKGNIYVADRGNRRIQVFDPNGTFIRAMTIDVPFDPATRPAQGNMPSPEGAAAQNGAPWAICITPGPNQVLYSSDAYPGRLYKLTLEGKVLGVVGKSGKQPKQFGWIHEIACPSENEVYVAELLNWRIQKLTLRLEPRQTSSR
- a CDS encoding DUF1778 domain-containing protein, whose translation is MATVDPKKPSTSEKDRMHFRLDPKIKARVVRAAAITGQGLTDFAVSTLSEKADQILERHDAIVLTSEDYNFFLRALADDKQPSKRSRTSAERYRTGRRKGVRYHVDN